From Gammaproteobacteria bacterium, one genomic window encodes:
- the rpmG gene encoding 50S ribosomal protein L33, whose translation MREKVKLVSSADTGHYYTTMKNKRNDPDKLEMVKYDPVVRKRVAYKEGKIK comes from the coding sequence ATGCGCGAAAAGGTCAAACTCGTTTCCTCCGCCGACACCGGTCACTACTACACCACGATGAAGAACAAACGCAACGACCCGGACAAGCTCGAGATGGTGAAATACGATCCCGTCGTCCGCAAGCGGGTCGCCTACAAGGAAGGTAAAATCAAATAA